Proteins encoded together in one Desulfovibrio sp. UCD-KL4C window:
- a CDS encoding response regulator, translating to MSDILLFSGLFCQAESVVKRLLDDTRYNLITDSDLVAEAAKLSGMSEKTISKAFVSKGSIFNKFNHEKERSIAWLRLALAEKLVNGEDPLVSGFSALLLSQSISHVLKICIIDDVHKRSEVARNEEGFSEKEAIKAMQLNDEEKSIWVKELTGEKDPWASALYDMVVPVGKIGVDESVALIKEQLGNVAVQVTDHSRQEAIDFLHAAKVETALVSKGHNVEVAAKSGKIVLTINKKVLLVERLEKELLELTQPLDGVDSVEVTFGKEFYSTDIYRRMDFELPSRVLLVDDEREFVQTLSERLLMRDLGSHVVYDGESALDFMKDDEPEVMILDLKMPGIDGIEVLRRVKASRPNIEVVILTGHGSDQDKKVCMELGAFAYLHKPVDIEVLSSTLKEAYAKIRKA from the coding sequence ATGTCTGATATACTTTTATTCAGCGGCCTGTTTTGTCAGGCTGAGTCTGTTGTTAAACGTTTGCTTGATGATACACGTTACAATCTGATTACTGATTCTGATCTTGTTGCAGAAGCAGCAAAGCTTAGCGGAATGTCTGAAAAGACAATTTCAAAGGCTTTTGTATCAAAAGGTTCTATTTTTAATAAATTTAACCATGAAAAAGAAAGATCAATAGCATGGCTCAGGCTTGCCTTGGCTGAAAAATTGGTCAACGGAGAAGATCCGCTTGTTTCAGGTTTTTCAGCTCTGTTGCTTTCTCAGTCTATTTCACACGTTCTTAAGATCTGCATTATTGATGATGTGCATAAGAGATCTGAAGTTGCACGTAATGAAGAAGGATTTTCTGAAAAAGAAGCTATTAAGGCAATGCAGCTTAATGATGAAGAAAAATCTATATGGGTAAAAGAACTCACTGGAGAAAAAGATCCTTGGGCAAGTGCTTTATATGATATGGTTGTTCCTGTCGGTAAAATAGGCGTTGATGAATCTGTTGCCCTTATTAAAGAACAGCTTGGCAATGTTGCTGTTCAGGTTACTGATCATTCCAGACAGGAAGCGATTGATTTTCTTCATGCTGCCAAGGTTGAAACAGCACTGGTCAGCAAAGGGCACAACGTTGAGGTTGCGGCTAAATCCGGAAAAATTGTGTTGACCATTAATAAAAAAGTATTGCTGGTCGAACGTCTTGAAAAGGAATTGCTTGAGCTCACACAGCCACTTGATGGAGTCGACAGCGTTGAAGTCACTTTCGGAAAAGAATTTTATTCTACCGATATTTATCGTCGTATGGATTTTGAACTGCCATCAAGAGTTTTGCTTGTTGATGACGAACGTGAATTTGTACAGACTCTTTCAGAAAGATTATTAATGCGTGATCTTGGTTCTCATGTTGTTTATGATGGTGAATCAGCGCTTGATTTTATGAAGGATGATGAGCCGGAAGTTATGATTCTTGACCTCAAAATGCCCGGAATTGACGGTATTGAAGTACTGCGCAGAGTTAAAGCCAGCAGACCTAATATTGAGGTTGTTATTCTTACGGGACATGGATCTGACCAAGATAAAAAAGTTTGTATGGAACTAGGCGCGTTTGCTTATTTGCACAAGCCTGTAGATATAGAAGTTCTCAGTTCAACACTTAAAGAAGCTTACGCAAAAATTCGCAAAGCTTAA
- a CDS encoding DUF362 domain-containing protein, with translation MTQHEEPVAYFRLLEYESTFMDVAIGLIFEETGFKISPGTKVLVKPNLVSPKKALACTHPNVTISLCRYLLDCGAVVTVGDSPGYGTAAQVSKAIGMTSGLAALGIKPITLGRPVPLELSFGSSIGISRDALETDMIINVPKLKAHGQFLVTGAVKNLFGTVVGFRKAFAHTRFGETKGLMEKMILEVAAAMPVAFNLMDAIYPMHVTGPISGKPFAMNLLAGSPNPYALDTAIYMLLGLSPKRVQLWKEITNQKINGYNPDQIKYVIEPPDDFDTTGFILPEILSPMEFEIVRLIKGRLKSIFSRMR, from the coding sequence ATGACTCAGCACGAAGAACCAGTCGCTTACTTTCGCCTCCTTGAGTACGAATCTACCTTTATGGATGTGGCAATAGGTCTGATTTTCGAAGAAACAGGATTCAAAATAAGTCCCGGCACTAAAGTTCTAGTTAAACCTAACTTGGTCTCGCCCAAAAAAGCTCTGGCCTGTACTCACCCCAATGTAACAATTTCATTATGCCGCTATCTACTTGATTGCGGAGCAGTTGTTACAGTGGGAGACTCCCCAGGCTACGGAACAGCTGCACAAGTTTCCAAAGCTATAGGCATGACATCAGGTCTTGCCGCTCTCGGAATTAAGCCAATCACACTTGGTCGCCCAGTACCGCTGGAATTATCATTTGGATCATCAATTGGAATTTCAAGGGATGCACTTGAAACAGATATGATTATCAATGTTCCAAAACTTAAAGCTCATGGCCAGTTTTTAGTTACTGGAGCGGTAAAAAATCTTTTCGGAACAGTCGTTGGATTCAGAAAAGCTTTTGCTCACACCAGATTTGGCGAAACAAAAGGACTCATGGAAAAAATGATCCTTGAAGTTGCAGCCGCTATGCCTGTTGCATTTAACCTCATGGATGCAATTTATCCCATGCATGTCACTGGCCCCATATCCGGCAAGCCTTTTGCCATGAATTTGCTTGCAGGTTCTCCGAATCCATATGCACTTGATACCGCAATTTACATGTTACTTGGATTAAGTCCTAAAAGAGTGCAACTCTGGAAAGAAATAACAAATCAAAAGATTAACGGCTATAACCCTGATCAAATTAAATATGTAATTGAACCACCTGATGACTTTGATACCACAGGATTCATACTCCCCGAGATTTTAAGTCCTATGGAATTTGAAATTGTCCGCCTTATTAAAGGAAGATTAAAAAGCATTTTCAGCAGGATGCGTTAG
- a CDS encoding sensor histidine kinase: protein MGSSGKIQGRDGLCFFGKVSATISHDIKNVLAIINEDAGLLQDLSLMATQGMELEPERLVKLAEKIQNQIKRGDVIIKNMNRFAHSVDVSECEVNLFETVALVIALFTRISASKCVTVLLKEGEQVTTKCDPFSAEMLIAKCLEISMDSSGKDSEITVEILKENSEKVIAISGLKQAIEQEKFQAVEALSKEVNASVKMKQQDNVLEIIF, encoded by the coding sequence ATGGGATCATCCGGTAAAATTCAAGGCCGAGACGGACTTTGCTTTTTCGGTAAGGTGAGTGCCACTATTTCTCATGATATTAAAAATGTTCTGGCAATAATTAACGAGGACGCTGGTCTCCTACAAGATTTATCGCTAATGGCTACGCAAGGAATGGAACTTGAGCCGGAGCGTCTTGTCAAACTGGCTGAAAAGATACAGAATCAAATAAAGCGTGGCGATGTAATAATTAAAAATATGAACAGGTTTGCGCACAGCGTGGATGTTTCAGAGTGTGAAGTAAATTTATTTGAAACTGTAGCGCTGGTAATTGCGCTTTTTACAAGAATTTCAGCGTCAAAATGTGTTACAGTTCTCCTTAAGGAAGGTGAGCAGGTAACTACAAAATGTGATCCATTTTCAGCTGAAATGCTAATTGCCAAATGTCTTGAAATAAGTATGGACAGTTCCGGTAAGGATAGTGAAATAACAGTTGAAATTTTAAAGGAAAATAGCGAAAAAGTAATCGCTATCAGCGGCCTTAAACAGGCTATTGAACAAGAAAAATTTCAGGCAGTAGAAGCCTTATCAAAAGAAGTTAACGCATCCGTTAAGATGAAGCAGCAGGATAACGTCTTAGAAATTATCTTTTAA
- a CDS encoding SulP family inorganic anion transporter, producing MLKRIFPFLGWFDKYSNAALRADIISGLTVALVLIPQSMAYAQLAGMPAYYGLYASLLPPLVAALFGSSRQLATGPVAVVSLMTAASLEPLATAGSPGFIAYALLLALLVGAFQFLLGVLRLGLVVNFLSHPVVNGFTNAAAIIIASSQLSKMFGVYVDKASLQYETIMRVVSSAMHYSHLPTLGMGVLAFAIMMGLKRVNPKIPNVLCAVVITTLLSWATGFNHDAKVNLSAIQNEKAQTLIAEFNETVKGIEQLSKKRTAISTAEDAAKSSKDVIGYYDAEHDFNVVAYEAKLLNHKSHIYREELRAMLFTGVNLADGTIQFYLPDAVPVGMTSDGRTWRIKVGNKILNPESLTMMGGGAVVGNVPSGFPPIVIPNLDIKVMLKLLPFAIIISLLGFMEAISIAKAMAAKTGQRLDPNQELIGQGLANMLGACTSSYPASGSFSRSAVNLQSGAVTGLSSVFTSLVVAVTLLFFTPLLYHLPQAVLAAVIMMAVIGLINASGFLHAWKAQKFDGAISIISFIATLAFAPHLDKGIIIGVTLSLAVFLYKSMRPRVVALAKSDDDVLRDASLHGLRECAHMAVVRFDGPLFFANASFLEEQIARRLREKKDLKHLILVCNGINDIDASGEEALSLVVETVRSAGVDISLSGINEAVLAVLKRTHLYEKIGKENIYSNTEKALCQTHEKAHRDGTEPNCPLSNYCSIHSNS from the coding sequence ATGCTTAAACGAATTTTCCCTTTTTTAGGCTGGTTTGATAAATACAGCAATGCAGCATTAAGGGCCGATATTATCTCCGGTCTAACAGTTGCGCTTGTACTTATTCCCCAGTCAATGGCGTATGCTCAGCTTGCTGGTATGCCTGCGTATTACGGCTTGTACGCTTCCTTGCTGCCGCCGTTGGTTGCAGCTTTGTTTGGTTCAAGCCGTCAGCTGGCAACCGGTCCTGTGGCAGTTGTTTCGCTTATGACTGCCGCGTCTCTCGAACCTTTAGCCACAGCCGGCAGTCCCGGGTTTATTGCTTATGCTTTGCTATTGGCTCTGCTCGTAGGGGCTTTTCAGTTTCTTTTAGGGGTTCTCCGTCTTGGACTTGTTGTTAACTTTCTGTCTCATCCGGTTGTTAACGGTTTTACCAATGCTGCTGCAATTATCATTGCGTCATCACAGCTATCAAAAATGTTCGGTGTCTACGTAGATAAAGCTTCGTTGCAGTATGAAACGATTATGCGTGTTGTCAGCAGTGCAATGCATTACAGTCATTTGCCTACATTAGGGATGGGGGTATTGGCATTTGCTATTATGATGGGGCTCAAAAGGGTTAATCCTAAAATACCTAATGTCCTTTGCGCAGTTGTTATAACAACTTTACTTTCGTGGGCAACAGGTTTTAATCATGATGCAAAGGTTAACCTTTCAGCGATTCAGAATGAAAAAGCTCAGACTTTGATTGCAGAATTTAATGAGACTGTAAAAGGTATTGAGCAGTTATCTAAGAAGCGTACCGCAATATCCACTGCTGAAGATGCAGCCAAATCCTCAAAAGACGTCATAGGATACTATGACGCTGAGCATGATTTTAATGTTGTTGCTTATGAAGCAAAGCTACTTAATCATAAATCACATATATACCGTGAAGAGCTTAGAGCAATGCTTTTCACTGGGGTGAATCTGGCTGACGGAACTATCCAGTTTTATCTGCCTGATGCTGTACCTGTCGGTATGACTAGTGACGGACGTACTTGGCGTATCAAGGTTGGAAATAAAATTCTAAATCCAGAATCACTTACAATGATGGGTGGAGGTGCTGTTGTCGGAAATGTTCCTTCAGGATTCCCGCCTATCGTCATTCCGAATCTTGATATAAAAGTAATGCTTAAACTTCTTCCGTTCGCTATTATCATTTCTTTACTTGGTTTTATGGAAGCTATCTCAATTGCTAAAGCGATGGCAGCTAAAACTGGACAAAGGCTTGATCCGAATCAGGAACTTATCGGACAGGGGCTTGCTAATATGCTCGGCGCCTGTACTAGCAGTTATCCTGCATCAGGGTCGTTCTCACGCTCTGCAGTTAACCTGCAATCAGGTGCGGTGACAGGGCTTTCAAGTGTGTTTACTTCTCTGGTTGTTGCCGTCACTTTGCTGTTCTTTACGCCTTTGCTATATCATCTTCCTCAGGCTGTGCTTGCTGCAGTTATTATGATGGCCGTTATCGGTCTTATTAATGCTTCAGGTTTCCTGCATGCATGGAAAGCTCAGAAGTTTGACGGGGCTATTTCTATCATTTCATTTATTGCAACTCTTGCATTTGCTCCTCACTTGGATAAAGGTATTATTATAGGAGTAACTCTCTCTCTGGCTGTGTTCCTTTATAAGAGTATGCGACCTCGGGTTGTCGCTCTTGCCAAGAGTGATGATGATGTTTTGCGTGATGCCAGTCTGCATGGGCTCAGGGAATGTGCGCATATGGCAGTTGTCCGTTTTGACGGTCCTCTGTTTTTTGCTAACGCAAGTTTTCTTGAAGAGCAGATTGCAAGACGGCTGAGAGAAAAGAAAGATCTCAAGCATCTCATACTGGTTTGCAATGGAATAAACGATATTGATGCATCAGGAGAAGAAGCTCTTTCTCTAGTTGTGGAAACAGTTCGCAGTGCTGGTGTCGATATTTCTCTTTCCGGAATTAATGAAGCTGTGTTGGCAGTGTTAAAACGCACGCATCTTTATGAAAAAATAGGGAAGGAAAATATTTATTCTAATACCGAAAAGGCGCTTTGTCAGACTCATGAAAAAGCTCACCGTGACGGTACGGAACCTAACTGTCCTCTTTCAAATTATTGTAGCATACACAGCAACTCCTAA
- a CDS encoding PAS domain-containing sensor histidine kinase yields MSLKGLLRPEFWNAGKKTAGPYKSLFDYQRIWRLCFAVLVVVSLVPLFILAFIDFNVTRAAIKSENMLRGARTTSNTRRAVAYFLEERKSALQLIVKLDDFRSLPQKKRLGEMLAALKNSFGGFVDLGIIDENGKQLAYVGPYNLEGKDYKGQAWFKQITDQGTYISDVFLGFRDSPHLVIAVKHYIDNKHYKIFRATLDTTQFNGILSSLDLSEGEDAFLVNSSGIIQTPSKWSGSLFSKISFPLPGESFRTKVKEIPFENDLIAIVGYAYIEGTPFIIMVVKPEAELMETWHESRDTLTWISTVSVAVILLVMWAVASYMVERIYMADMTRSKLLQKMEHHNRMASIGRLAAGVAHEINNPLAIINEKAGLLKDLFTFNKAYEADSRVLGLVDSVINSVERCGRITKRLLGFSRHDDVELRPVFPQKVVETVLSFLNKEAEYRSINVSVDIENDIYEIVTDRGKLEQVLLNLISNAFQAMKDGGALQIKVARAEENKIDFSVKDDGCGIPATDLKRIFEPFYSTKKQTGGTGLGLSITYGLVQDLGGQMTVKSELGVGTEFCFSLPVNPIAKGES; encoded by the coding sequence ATGTCACTTAAAGGACTTCTTCGACCGGAATTCTGGAACGCAGGTAAGAAGACAGCTGGACCGTATAAGAGTTTGTTTGACTACCAACGCATTTGGCGTTTGTGCTTTGCAGTTCTTGTTGTGGTTTCGCTGGTTCCGTTGTTCATCTTGGCCTTTATAGATTTTAATGTCACCCGGGCAGCTATTAAGTCTGAAAATATGCTCCGAGGGGCGAGGACGACCTCAAATACCCGAAGAGCTGTCGCTTACTTTCTTGAGGAGCGGAAATCCGCACTACAGTTAATTGTAAAACTGGATGATTTCCGCTCCTTGCCGCAAAAAAAACGGCTTGGTGAAATGCTGGCTGCACTTAAAAACAGTTTCGGCGGTTTTGTTGATCTGGGAATTATCGATGAAAACGGTAAGCAACTTGCCTACGTAGGACCATATAATCTGGAAGGAAAAGATTATAAAGGGCAGGCTTGGTTTAAGCAGATCACGGATCAAGGGACATACATAAGTGATGTTTTTTTGGGATTTCGCGACAGTCCTCATCTAGTTATTGCTGTAAAGCATTACATCGATAATAAGCATTACAAAATTTTCCGCGCAACTCTTGATACAACGCAGTTTAACGGAATTCTTTCTTCACTTGACTTGTCAGAAGGAGAAGATGCTTTTCTGGTAAACTCTTCTGGTATTATTCAGACCCCTTCTAAATGGAGCGGAAGTCTTTTTTCCAAGATATCTTTTCCATTACCTGGAGAATCTTTCCGAACCAAGGTGAAGGAAATTCCGTTTGAAAACGATTTAATTGCAATAGTCGGCTATGCGTATATTGAAGGTACTCCCTTTATTATAATGGTAGTTAAGCCGGAAGCTGAACTTATGGAAACATGGCATGAATCCAGAGATACTCTTACATGGATATCAACCGTCAGTGTTGCTGTAATTCTTTTAGTTATGTGGGCTGTTGCTTCTTATATGGTTGAACGTATTTATATGGCTGACATGACCAGATCCAAATTATTGCAGAAGATGGAGCATCATAACCGAATGGCTTCAATTGGAAGACTCGCGGCAGGAGTTGCTCATGAGATTAATAATCCTCTGGCAATAATAAATGAAAAGGCTGGTCTTTTAAAAGATTTATTTACTTTTAATAAAGCATATGAAGCAGATAGCAGAGTGCTTGGGCTTGTTGATTCCGTTATAAACTCTGTTGAAAGATGTGGAAGAATTACTAAACGGTTGCTTGGTTTTTCAAGACATGACGATGTTGAACTAAGACCTGTCTTCCCACAGAAAGTTGTTGAAACTGTACTTAGTTTTTTAAATAAGGAAGCTGAATATCGCAGCATTAATGTTTCAGTTGATATTGAGAATGATATTTATGAAATTGTAACAGATAGAGGCAAGCTTGAGCAGGTTCTGCTTAACCTCATAAGTAATGCTTTTCAGGCTATGAAAGATGGCGGTGCTTTGCAGATCAAAGTTGCACGCGCAGAAGAAAATAAAATAGATTTTTCAGTCAAAGATGACGGATGCGGTATACCAGCCACAGATCTTAAACGTATATTTGAACCTTTTTATTCTACTAAAAAACAGACAGGTGGAACTGGACTTGGACTTTCGATTACATATGGATTGGTTCAGGATCTTGGTGGACAAATGACTGTAAAAAGTGAACTTGGCGTAGGAACTGAATTTTGTTTTTCACTACCTGTGAATCCTATAGCTAAGGGAGAAAGCTAG
- the hypF gene encoding carbamoyltransferase HypF: protein MTNCLSRRILTITGQVQGVGFRPFIYKTALQCKLSGNVRNSPEGVLIEIQGNSCDHKNFDKALKENLPRLAKIVSLHEKEIEQIKDESKFCILSSTAGEGHHVLISPDVATCPDCLNDINNPDNRRYEYPFTNCTNCGPRYTITQSIPYDRPVTSMSCFPLCERCAEEYKNPLDRRFHAQPNACKDCGPKIWLTDNKGHEFKGTYNAIVKLVDFLAEGKIAAVKGLGGFHLVCDASNSIAVQTLRDRKNRPDKPLAVMVKDIAEADKIADLSENDHELLEGIQRPIVLAHKSSNYSLAPEIAPDTDFIGLMVPYTPLHHVLIKYFSKLKPSPAALVMTSGNMSSAPICIGNREALKRLPDIADIFLFHNRDILIRVDDSVARSIPEFSNEQAEKLEAPSAETNFRTVFMRRARGYTPSPVFLAKSGPCVLGTGPELKNTLCITKGDQAFSSQHIGDMQNLETLQFWKEIRLHLQNILQVKPKLIVHDLHPDYMTTELASEIGQTDGIPSTSLQHHYAHIYSVLAENKYTGSALGFALDGTGLGEDRTIWGGECLFIDNEKLINKRVARFTHLRLPGGEAAVREPWRIARGAARDLGLDVERLPLPKKFNSGAKMLDQMLDKDINCPSTSSCGRLFDAVSAMLGLCNTITYEGQAAIILEKIQDHQEQGKYICPVKKVNEDSLNDNTTEMVEICTGELFKQAFSDYIARVSSGIISRKFHKGLISGLADCAEIISKQTGINTVGLSGGVMQNLTIAIELPSELCKRGLTPLVHRFLPPSDACISLGQAVYGQQMLNLASTK from the coding sequence ATGACCAACTGCCTTTCACGTAGAATACTTACAATAACAGGACAGGTTCAAGGCGTAGGATTTAGACCTTTTATTTATAAAACAGCACTTCAATGTAAACTCTCCGGCAATGTGCGTAACAGCCCTGAAGGAGTGCTGATAGAAATTCAAGGCAACAGTTGTGATCATAAAAATTTTGACAAAGCATTAAAAGAGAATCTTCCGCGACTGGCAAAAATAGTATCTCTTCACGAAAAAGAAATTGAACAGATTAAAGATGAATCAAAATTTTGCATCCTCTCCAGTACCGCAGGTGAAGGGCATCACGTTCTGATCAGCCCTGATGTTGCAACATGCCCTGATTGCCTTAATGACATAAACAATCCAGATAATCGCAGATATGAATACCCCTTCACCAATTGTACAAACTGTGGGCCGCGTTACACAATAACACAGTCAATTCCGTATGACCGCCCTGTAACATCAATGTCCTGTTTTCCCCTATGTGAAAGATGCGCTGAGGAATATAAAAACCCACTCGATCGCAGATTTCATGCCCAACCCAATGCCTGTAAAGATTGCGGCCCTAAAATCTGGTTAACTGACAACAAAGGTCATGAGTTCAAAGGAACTTATAATGCAATTGTAAAACTTGTTGATTTTTTAGCCGAAGGTAAAATTGCTGCTGTTAAAGGACTTGGTGGCTTTCACCTTGTCTGTGACGCGTCAAATTCTATTGCAGTACAGACTCTTAGAGATCGTAAAAACCGTCCGGACAAACCGCTGGCGGTAATGGTAAAAGACATAGCAGAAGCCGATAAGATTGCTGATCTTTCAGAAAATGATCATGAACTTTTAGAAGGTATACAACGTCCTATAGTTCTTGCGCATAAAAGTTCAAATTATTCGCTTGCTCCAGAAATTGCGCCGGACACAGACTTTATCGGCCTGATGGTTCCATACACTCCGCTGCACCATGTTCTGATTAAATATTTTTCCAAGCTGAAACCGTCTCCGGCGGCTTTGGTCATGACTTCCGGCAATATGAGTTCCGCACCGATCTGTATAGGTAACCGCGAAGCATTAAAAAGACTGCCGGATATTGCCGACATTTTTCTGTTCCACAACCGGGATATCCTTATCCGTGTAGATGATTCTGTAGCCCGCTCAATACCTGAATTCAGCAACGAACAGGCCGAAAAACTTGAAGCACCATCTGCCGAAACTAATTTCAGAACAGTCTTCATGCGCAGAGCCAGAGGTTACACTCCATCCCCCGTGTTTCTCGCAAAGAGCGGACCATGTGTACTGGGAACAGGACCTGAACTCAAAAATACATTATGCATAACAAAAGGTGATCAAGCATTTTCAAGTCAACATATCGGGGACATGCAAAACCTTGAAACTTTGCAATTCTGGAAAGAAATACGTTTGCATCTGCAAAATATATTACAGGTTAAGCCTAAGCTTATTGTGCATGACCTACACCCTGATTACATGACAACTGAACTTGCCTCTGAGATCGGACAAACAGATGGCATTCCATCTACTTCTCTTCAGCATCATTATGCCCATATTTATTCAGTCTTAGCTGAAAATAAGTATACAGGATCTGCGCTCGGATTTGCACTGGACGGAACAGGACTTGGAGAAGATCGCACCATTTGGGGTGGGGAGTGTTTATTTATCGACAATGAAAAACTTATAAATAAACGGGTTGCTAGATTCACTCATCTCAGACTCCCCGGAGGTGAGGCCGCCGTGCGTGAACCTTGGAGAATAGCTAGAGGAGCCGCACGCGACCTCGGGCTTGATGTAGAGCGGCTACCACTTCCTAAGAAATTCAATTCCGGCGCAAAGATGCTCGACCAGATGCTGGATAAAGATATTAACTGCCCTTCGACAAGCAGTTGCGGCAGACTGTTTGATGCAGTTTCTGCAATGCTTGGACTTTGCAATACAATTACTTATGAAGGTCAAGCAGCTATAATTTTAGAAAAAATTCAGGATCACCAAGAACAGGGGAAATACATATGCCCTGTAAAAAAAGTAAACGAAGATTCTTTAAATGATAATACAACCGAAATGGTAGAAATTTGCACAGGTGAACTTTTTAAACAAGCATTTAGCGATTATATTGCAAGAGTATCGTCCGGAATAATCAGCCGTAAATTTCACAAAGGTTTAATTTCAGGCCTTGCAGATTGTGCTGAGATAATATCAAAACAAACGGGAATTAACACTGTCGGGTTAAGCGGCGGAGTCATGCAGAATTTAACAATTGCAATTGAACTTCCTTCGGAACTTTGCAAAAGAGGTTTAACTCCGCTGGTTCACAGGTTTTTACCACCAAGTGATGCGTGCATATCTTTGGGACAGGCTGTTTACGGTCAACAAATGCTAAACCTTGCAAGTACTAAATAA
- a CDS encoding response regulator: MKILLVDDELELVSALSERLSFRGFETEWVTSGEEAIEKVSAGKFDMAILDVKMPRISGLELRNKLEKICPSLKFIFLSGHGSEDDYNEGSCGADCYLIKPVKIENLVERINIALGL; this comes from the coding sequence ATGAAAATTCTTCTTGTTGATGATGAGCTTGAGCTTGTTTCTGCTCTCTCAGAACGCCTTTCGTTTAGAGGTTTTGAAACAGAGTGGGTTACAAGTGGTGAAGAAGCTATAGAAAAAGTTAGTGCTGGTAAATTTGACATGGCGATTCTTGATGTGAAAATGCCGCGAATTAGCGGGCTTGAACTGCGTAATAAACTTGAAAAAATCTGCCCATCCCTTAAATTTATATTTTTATCCGGCCATGGCTCGGAAGATGATTATAACGAAGGTTCGTGTGGAGCTGATTGTTATTTGATTAAGCCTGTTAAAATTGAAAACCTTGTTGAAAGAATTAACATCGCTTTAGGTCTTTAA
- a CDS encoding response regulator — MAEKVLLVDDEKEFVEGLAERMELRGMNVNTCTNPQDALEMVNNDSYDAIILDLQMPGVDGIEVLKHIKESKPEMQVILLSGHATVEKGIEAMKLGAMDFVEKPADINVLIDKIKKAQARKMILVEKKTEEKVKDILEHKGW, encoded by the coding sequence ATGGCGGAAAAAGTACTGTTAGTCGACGATGAAAAAGAATTTGTTGAAGGCCTTGCCGAACGCATGGAACTTCGCGGAATGAATGTAAATACGTGCACAAATCCCCAAGATGCTCTTGAAATGGTAAATAATGATTCATATGACGCTATCATTTTGGACTTACAAATGCCCGGTGTCGACGGGATTGAAGTTCTTAAACATATAAAAGAAAGTAAGCCTGAAATGCAGGTAATTCTTTTAAGCGGACATGCCACCGTCGAAAAGGGTATTGAAGCTATGAAGCTTGGTGCGATGGACTTTGTTGAAAAACCGGCAGACATAAATGTTCTTATTGATAAAATTAAAAAAGCTCAGGCTCGTAAGATGATTCTGGTTGAAAAAAAGACCGAAGAAAAAGTGAAAGATATTCTGGAGCATAAAGGCTGGTAG